A genomic stretch from Flavobacterium humidisoli includes:
- a CDS encoding glycosyltransferase family 2 protein, with translation MNLSILIPLLNEEESLKELYTWIIKVMQSNNYSYEIIFVDDGSTDNSWQIIEGFSNENPSVKGIRFMKNFGKSQALHAGFAKAKGDVIITMDADLQDSPDEIPELYEMIINQKYDLVSGWKKKRYDSVVAKNLPSKLFNWAARKTSGVELNDFNCGLKAYKNVVVKNIEVSGEMHRYIPVLAKNAGFGKIGEKVVIHQARKYGETKFGMERFINGFLDLITIWFLSRFGKRPMHLFGAMGSLMFIIGFLSAGYIGVSKLYHMYTGMKYTLVTNNPWFYIALTTMILGTQLFLAGFLGEIILRTKSNEARYKVAREVNF, from the coding sequence ATGAATTTATCTATACTTATACCGCTTCTAAACGAGGAGGAATCACTTAAAGAACTCTACACATGGATCATTAAAGTGATGCAGTCTAACAATTACTCTTATGAAATCATTTTTGTAGATGATGGTAGTACAGATAATTCTTGGCAGATTATTGAAGGTTTCTCTAACGAAAATCCAAGTGTAAAAGGGATTCGTTTCATGAAAAACTTTGGAAAATCTCAAGCTTTACATGCTGGTTTTGCAAAAGCAAAAGGTGATGTTATTATTACCATGGATGCCGATTTGCAAGACAGTCCAGATGAAATTCCTGAATTGTACGAAATGATTATAAATCAGAAATACGATTTGGTTTCGGGATGGAAAAAGAAACGTTACGATTCTGTTGTGGCTAAAAATCTTCCTTCAAAACTATTTAACTGGGCAGCTAGAAAAACTTCTGGCGTTGAGTTAAACGATTTTAACTGCGGATTGAAAGCTTACAAAAATGTCGTGGTGAAAAACATCGAAGTTTCTGGCGAAATGCACCGCTATATTCCTGTTTTGGCTAAAAATGCTGGATTTGGAAAAATTGGCGAAAAAGTAGTAATTCACCAAGCTAGAAAATATGGTGAAACCAAATTCGGAATGGAACGCTTTATAAACGGCTTCTTGGATTTGATTACGATTTGGTTTTTATCAAGATTCGGAAAGAGACCTATGCACTTATTTGGCGCAATGGGTTCGCTAATGTTTATTATCGGATTTTTATCTGCAGGATACATTGGCGTTTCTAAACTATACCACATGTATACTGGAATGAAATACACTTTGGTTACCAACAATCCATGGTTTTACATTGCTTTAACCACAATGATTCTTGGCACTCAATTATTTTTAGCAGGTTTCTTAGGTGAAATTATTTTAAGAACTAAAAGCAATGAAGCACGTTACAAAGTAGCCCGAGAGGTTAATTTTTAA
- a CDS encoding phospho-sugar mutase codes for MNIAPNILKAVNEWLTPTFDQETQAAVKELMTTSPKELEESFYKNLEFGTGGMRGVMGVGDNRINKYTLGKNTQGLSDYMHEVFPNEPLKVAIAYDCRHNSNTLAKVVADVFSANGIQVYLFSDLRPTPELSFALKYLKCQCGIVLTASHNPPEYNGYKVYWQDGGQIVPPQDKEIVNVIESLGYDKIKFNANESLIQYIDTEIDKAFIKSSIENASFNTPAEAKDNLDIVFTSLHGTSIKSIPDTLAQAGYKNVHIVPEQAIPDGNFPTVKSPNPEEPEALTMALALADKTNSDIVVGTDPDCDRLGVAVRNNDGKMILLNGNQTMVLMTSFLLKQWKKAGKLNGKQFVGSTIVSTPMMMELATSYGVECKVGLTGFKWIAKMIKDFPELEFIGGGEESFGFMVGDAVRDKDAVAATLLICEVAAQAKAAGSSVYKELLQLYVENGFYKEYLVSLTKKGMEGLQEINQMMIDLREKPLKEINGQRVIMVEDYQSSIALNLLNGEESIMEIPKSNVLIYYTEDGSKICARPSGTEPKIKFYISVNAEIQSVSDFDEAEKFLDNKIQNIIADMQLN; via the coding sequence ATGAATATCGCACCAAATATATTAAAAGCTGTAAACGAATGGCTGACACCAACATTCGATCAAGAAACGCAAGCCGCTGTTAAGGAATTAATGACAACTTCTCCTAAAGAACTTGAAGAGAGTTTTTACAAAAACTTAGAGTTTGGAACTGGAGGAATGCGTGGCGTTATGGGGGTTGGTGATAATAGAATCAACAAATATACGCTTGGAAAAAATACTCAGGGATTATCTGATTACATGCATGAAGTTTTTCCAAACGAACCTTTAAAAGTAGCTATTGCTTATGACTGTCGCCATAATAGCAATACTTTGGCTAAAGTAGTGGCTGATGTTTTCTCTGCAAACGGAATTCAAGTTTATTTGTTTTCTGATTTAAGACCAACTCCAGAATTGTCTTTTGCCCTTAAATATTTAAAATGTCAGTGCGGAATTGTTTTAACAGCTTCTCACAATCCACCAGAATACAACGGATACAAAGTATACTGGCAAGACGGTGGACAGATAGTTCCGCCTCAAGACAAAGAAATTGTCAATGTTATCGAAAGTTTGGGTTATGATAAAATCAAATTCAATGCTAATGAAAGTCTGATTCAGTATATTGATACAGAAATTGACAAAGCTTTTATAAAATCGTCTATCGAAAACGCGAGTTTCAATACCCCAGCTGAAGCTAAAGACAATCTTGATATTGTTTTTACTTCATTGCACGGAACTTCAATAAAATCAATTCCAGATACTTTAGCACAAGCTGGATACAAAAATGTGCATATTGTTCCTGAACAAGCTATTCCAGACGGAAATTTTCCAACTGTAAAATCTCCGAACCCAGAAGAACCAGAAGCTTTAACAATGGCTTTGGCTCTAGCAGATAAAACAAATTCTGACATTGTAGTGGGTACAGATCCTGACTGCGACCGCTTGGGAGTTGCTGTTCGCAACAACGATGGTAAAATGATTTTATTGAACGGAAACCAAACTATGGTTTTAATGACTTCTTTTTTATTGAAGCAATGGAAAAAAGCAGGTAAACTTAACGGGAAACAATTCGTTGGTTCTACAATTGTTTCAACTCCAATGATGATGGAATTGGCTACAAGCTATGGTGTTGAGTGCAAAGTTGGACTAACTGGCTTTAAATGGATTGCAAAAATGATCAAAGATTTTCCTGAACTTGAATTTATCGGCGGCGGTGAAGAAAGTTTCGGTTTTATGGTTGGTGATGCTGTTAGAGATAAAGATGCTGTCGCAGCAACCTTATTAATCTGCGAAGTTGCCGCTCAAGCCAAAGCCGCGGGAAGTTCTGTTTACAAAGAACTTTTACAGCTTTATGTTGAAAATGGTTTCTATAAAGAGTACTTAGTTTCGCTGACTAAAAAAGGAATGGAAGGTTTACAAGAAATCAACCAAATGATGATTGATTTACGCGAAAAACCTTTGAAAGAAATCAATGGACAAAGAGTTATTATGGTTGAGGATTACCAATCGTCTATTGCTTTAAATTTATTGAATGGCGAAGAATCAATAATGGAAATCCCAAAATCGAATGTATTGATTTATTATACAGAAGATGGATCAAAAATTTGCGCTAGACCTAGTGGAACTGAACCTAAAATTAAATTCTATATCAGTGTAAATGCTGAAATCCAATCGGTTTCTGATTTTGATGAAGCAGAGAAATTCTTAGACAACAAAATACAAAATATCATTGCAGATATGCAGTTAAACTAA